A genomic window from Phoenix dactylifera cultivar Barhee BC4 unplaced genomic scaffold, palm_55x_up_171113_PBpolish2nd_filt_p 000092F, whole genome shotgun sequence includes:
- the LOC103721712 gene encoding calcium-binding protein KIC-like, translating to MAHNSVEFEDFLPLMAEKLGEEGLMEELCNGFRLLMDPRRKLITFESLKRHAALLGLEGLRDDELRGMLREGDLDGDGALSEMEFCVLMVRLSPELMEQSRPLLDEAFRQAVGGGL from the coding sequence ATGGCTCACAATTCGGTGGAGTTCGAGGACTTCCTCCCTCTCATGGCGGAGAAGCTCGGGGAGGAGGGTCTCATGGAGGAGCTCTGCAATGGCTTCCGTCTGCTGATGGATCCGAGGAGAAAGCTGATAACTTTCGAGAGCTTGAAGCGCCACGCGGCGCTGCTGGGCTTGGAAGGGCTCCGGGATGACGAGCTGAGGGGGATGCTGAGGGAAGGAGATCTCGATGGTGATGGAGCTTTGAGTGAGATGGAGTTCTGTGTGCTGATGGTGAGGCTGAGTCCGGAGTTGATGGAGCAGTCGCGGCCGTTGCTGGATGAGGCGTTTCGACAAGCGGTTGGTGGGGGTTTATGA
- the LOC120104743 gene encoding calcium-binding protein KIC-like — MAHNSVEFEDFLPLMAEKLGEEGLMEELCNGFRLLMDPRRKLITFESLKRHAALLGLEGLRDDELRGMLREGDLDGDGALSEMEFCVLMVRLSPELMEQSRPLLDEAFRQAIGGGL, encoded by the coding sequence ATGGCTCACAATTCGGTGGAGTTCGAGGACTTCCTCCCTCTCATGGCGGAGAAGCTCGGGGAGGAGGGTCTCATGGAGGAGCTCTGCAATGGCTTCCGTCTGCTGATGGATCCGAGGAGAAAGCTGATAACTTTCGAGAGCTTGAAGCGCCACGCGGCGCTGCTGGGCTTGGAAGGGCTCCGGGATGACGAGCTGAGGGGGATGCTGAGGGAAGGAGATCTCGATGGTGATGGAGCTTTGAGTGAGATGGAGTTCTGTGTGCTGATGGTGAGGCTGAGTCCGGAGTTGATGGAGCAGTCGCGGCCGTTGCTAGATGAGGCGTTTCGACAAGCGATTGGTGGGGGTTTATGA